Proteins found in one Longimicrobium sp. genomic segment:
- a CDS encoding medium chain dehydrogenase/reductase family protein: MKQVWITRRGGPEVLQVREAPDPEPAAGEVRIRVEASGVNFADVLARMGLYPDAPPLPTVVGYEVAGVIDRVGKDVQGFREGDRVGALTRFGGYADVVCVSPTQVSPLPDTLSFQKAAAIPVNYLTAWIMLVHLGCVREGDRVLVQAVAGGVGQAAVQICRWRGAEVIGTASAGKHERLREMGVAHCIDYRTQDFEAEVKRITGGNGVDIALDAVGGESFAKSYRSLAHLGRLYVFGVSSFAPGKRRSIPAAVRGLWNMPRFSPIPMMNRNRGVHGVNLGHLWKRVDLLKRMQSEIMERVQDGTFDPVVDRVFPLEQAADAHAWIQDRKNFGKVLLGGGSA; this comes from the coding sequence GTGAAACAGGTGTGGATCACCCGGCGCGGCGGGCCGGAGGTGCTGCAGGTGCGCGAGGCGCCGGACCCGGAGCCGGCCGCCGGCGAGGTGCGCATTCGCGTGGAGGCGTCGGGCGTGAACTTCGCCGACGTGCTGGCGCGCATGGGATTGTACCCCGACGCGCCGCCCCTTCCCACCGTGGTCGGCTACGAGGTGGCGGGGGTGATCGACCGCGTCGGTAAGGACGTCCAGGGCTTTCGCGAAGGCGACCGCGTGGGCGCGCTCACCCGGTTCGGCGGGTACGCGGACGTGGTGTGCGTGTCGCCGACGCAGGTGTCGCCGCTTCCCGACACGCTCTCGTTCCAGAAGGCCGCGGCCATCCCCGTGAACTACCTCACCGCGTGGATCATGCTGGTGCACCTGGGCTGCGTGCGCGAGGGCGACCGCGTGCTGGTGCAGGCGGTGGCGGGTGGCGTCGGGCAGGCCGCCGTGCAGATCTGCCGCTGGCGCGGCGCGGAGGTGATCGGCACGGCGAGCGCGGGCAAGCACGAGCGGCTGCGGGAGATGGGTGTGGCGCACTGCATCGACTACCGCACGCAGGACTTCGAGGCAGAGGTAAAGCGCATCACCGGCGGCAACGGCGTCGACATCGCGCTGGACGCCGTGGGGGGCGAGTCGTTCGCCAAGAGCTATCGATCGCTCGCGCACCTTGGGCGGCTGTACGTCTTCGGCGTGTCGAGCTTTGCCCCCGGCAAGCGCCGCAGCATCCCCGCCGCGGTGCGCGGGCTGTGGAACATGCCGCGCTTCAGCCCCATCCCCATGATGAACAGGAACCGCGGCGTCCACGGGGTGAACCTGGGGCACCTGTGGAAGCGCGTGGACCTGCTGAAGCGCATGCAGTCCGAGATCATGGAGCGGGTGCAGGACGGCACCTTCGATCCCGTCGTGGATCGCGTGTTTCCCCTGGAGCAGGCGGCGGATGCGCACGCGTGGATCCAGGATCGCAAGAACTTCGGGAAGGTGCTGTTGGGTGGGGGAAGTGCGTGA
- a CDS encoding zinc ribbon domain-containing protein, which yields MSTTCPSCGTASAGRFCPDCGVALNATCRECQNPLPLGARFCNDCGVAVATPTAARSRKAMVPWALAGASVAALALVLVFRPGGDEPAAQPTAATPAGPFAQSGAPAGDPSSVDLSSMTPREAADRLFNRVLSAEASGDTTQARQFAPMAVQAYGQVPQDNDVRYHLSELYRVQGDAAAVRAQADAILAADPKHLFGLFAAGRAEAMGGNAAASRTFYKRFLDAYGGEVSRDLPEYRDHQQALPSMRAEAERLSAQ from the coding sequence ATGAGCACAACCTGCCCGTCCTGCGGCACCGCGTCCGCAGGACGTTTTTGCCCCGATTGCGGAGTGGCGCTGAACGCCACCTGCCGCGAATGCCAGAACCCGCTGCCGCTGGGCGCCCGCTTCTGCAACGACTGCGGCGTCGCCGTCGCCACGCCCACCGCCGCCCGGTCGCGCAAGGCAATGGTTCCCTGGGCGCTGGCGGGCGCGTCCGTGGCCGCGCTGGCGCTCGTGCTGGTGTTCCGCCCTGGCGGCGACGAGCCCGCCGCCCAGCCCACCGCCGCGACGCCGGCCGGCCCGTTCGCGCAGAGCGGCGCCCCCGCGGGCGATCCCTCGTCGGTGGACCTTTCGAGCATGACACCGCGTGAGGCCGCGGACCGGCTGTTCAACCGGGTGCTGAGCGCCGAGGCCAGCGGCGACACGACGCAGGCCCGCCAGTTCGCGCCGATGGCGGTGCAGGCGTACGGGCAGGTGCCGCAGGACAACGACGTGCGCTACCACCTGTCGGAGCTGTACCGCGTGCAGGGCGACGCGGCGGCGGTCAGGGCGCAGGCCGACGCCATCCTGGCGGCGGACCCCAAGCACCTGTTCGGCTTGTTCGCGGCCGGGCGCGCGGAGGCGATGGGCGGGAACGCCGCGGCGTCGCGCACGTTCTACAAGCGGTTCCTGGATGCGTACGGCGGCGAGGTGTCGCGCGACCTTCCCGAGTACCGCGACCATCAGCAGGCGCTCCCCAGCATGCGCGCCGAGGCGGAACGGCTCAGCGCGCAGTAG
- a CDS encoding penicillin acylase family protein translates to MNRLLRSPARRVLALLVLSGCAAPAPPAPAPASATQAGGELARWQARAQAVTITRDDWGIAHVRGRTDADAVFGMMYAQAEDDFNRVERNFLVSLGRLAEAEGESAVWQDVRQRLFIDHDTLRAQYAASPAWLRSLMDAWADGLNFYLHTHPQVTPRAIRRFEPWMALSFSEGSIGADIERVSLRDLAAFYGTRQVAARQPVPDTGAFKEQGGSNGIAIAPGNTANGRALLLINPHTSFFFRAELHATSDEGLNAYGAATWGQFFIYQGFNDRLGWMHTTSGVDAVDEFLETVAERGGRHVYRYGAEERPVTTDTVTVSVRGADGALGRRSITVFRTHHGPVVREQDGRWVAVAMMNTPVEALSQSYLRTRARTLAEFRRALELRANSSNATVYADADGNIAYFHPQFIPRRDDRFDYTRPVDGSDPATDWRGLHALDESPGMVNPATGWIQNTNNTPYSAAGESSPRPERFARYMDTYGENARGLHALQLLRGRRGWTLQGLIDAAYDPHMPGFDLVLPPLLRAYDALPAGDPRRARLAEPVAALRGWDRRWDAASVPTSLAIFYGTRLWGEHGGRAPGVAERGPTATTLHWAAAALTPEQHLEALVFAVERLEREFGSWRTPWGEINRFQRITGDVVHPFSDAGPSIPVGFTHGHWGSLASFAAAPRNGSRRWYGTSGNSFVAAVEFGRDSVRARAVTAGGESGDPGSRHFNDQAERYAAGRLRDVYFYPGQLRGHTERVYRPGQ, encoded by the coding sequence CGGGTGCGCCGCTCCCGCCCCGCCCGCGCCGGCGCCCGCATCCGCCACGCAGGCCGGTGGCGAGCTGGCGCGGTGGCAGGCGCGCGCGCAGGCCGTCACCATCACGCGCGACGACTGGGGGATCGCCCACGTGCGCGGGCGCACCGACGCCGACGCGGTGTTCGGGATGATGTACGCCCAGGCGGAGGACGACTTCAACCGGGTGGAGCGCAACTTCCTGGTGTCGCTGGGGCGGCTGGCAGAGGCGGAAGGCGAGTCCGCGGTGTGGCAGGACGTGCGGCAGCGTCTCTTCATCGACCACGACACGCTGCGGGCCCAGTACGCCGCGAGCCCGGCGTGGCTGCGGTCGCTGATGGACGCCTGGGCGGACGGGCTCAACTTCTACCTGCACACGCACCCCCAGGTGACGCCGCGCGCCATCCGCCGGTTCGAGCCGTGGATGGCGCTGTCGTTCAGCGAGGGGAGCATCGGGGCCGACATCGAGCGGGTGTCGCTGCGCGACCTGGCCGCCTTCTACGGCACCCGGCAGGTGGCTGCCCGGCAGCCCGTGCCGGACACCGGGGCCTTCAAGGAGCAGGGCGGCTCCAACGGCATCGCCATCGCCCCGGGGAACACGGCGAACGGGCGCGCGCTCCTCCTCATCAACCCGCACACCTCGTTCTTCTTCCGCGCGGAGCTGCACGCCACCAGCGACGAGGGGCTGAACGCGTACGGGGCCGCCACCTGGGGGCAGTTCTTCATCTACCAGGGCTTCAACGACCGGCTGGGGTGGATGCACACCACCAGCGGGGTGGACGCCGTCGACGAGTTCCTGGAGACGGTGGCGGAGCGCGGTGGCCGCCACGTCTACCGCTACGGCGCCGAGGAGCGGCCGGTGACGACGGACACCGTCACCGTGTCCGTCCGCGGCGCGGACGGGGCGTTGGGGCGGCGGAGCATCACCGTGTTCCGAACGCACCACGGGCCGGTGGTGCGCGAGCAGGACGGCCGCTGGGTAGCGGTGGCGATGATGAACACCCCGGTGGAGGCGCTCAGCCAGAGCTACCTGCGCACCAGGGCCCGCACGCTGGCGGAGTTCCGCCGCGCGCTGGAGCTGCGCGCCAACTCGTCGAACGCCACCGTGTACGCGGACGCGGACGGGAACATCGCCTACTTCCACCCGCAGTTCATCCCGCGCCGCGACGACCGCTTCGACTACACGCGGCCGGTGGACGGAAGCGACCCCGCCACCGACTGGCGCGGACTGCACGCCCTGGACGAGTCGCCCGGAATGGTGAACCCCGCCACGGGGTGGATCCAGAACACCAACAACACGCCGTACTCCGCCGCCGGGGAGAGCTCCCCCCGCCCCGAGCGCTTCGCCCGCTACATGGACACCTACGGCGAGAACGCGCGCGGCCTGCACGCCCTGCAGCTGCTGCGCGGGCGGCGGGGGTGGACGCTGCAGGGGCTGATCGACGCGGCGTACGACCCGCACATGCCCGGTTTCGACCTGGTGCTGCCGCCGCTCCTGCGTGCGTACGACGCCCTGCCCGCGGGGGACCCGCGCCGGGCGCGGCTCGCCGAGCCGGTGGCCGCGCTGCGCGGGTGGGACCGCCGCTGGGACGCGGCCTCCGTCCCCACTTCGCTCGCCATCTTCTACGGCACAAGGCTGTGGGGGGAGCACGGCGGCCGGGCGCCCGGCGTGGCGGAGCGCGGCCCCACGGCGACGACGCTGCACTGGGCCGCGGCGGCCCTGACCCCGGAGCAGCACCTGGAGGCACTGGTGTTCGCGGTGGAGCGGCTGGAGCGGGAGTTCGGCAGCTGGCGAACGCCGTGGGGAGAGATCAACCGCTTTCAGCGGATCACGGGGGACGTGGTGCACCCCTTCAGCGACGCGGGCCCCAGCATCCCGGTGGGGTTCACCCACGGGCACTGGGGCTCGCTCGCCTCCTTTGCCGCGGCACCGCGCAACGGCAGCCGGCGGTGGTACGGCACCAGCGGCAACAGCTTCGTCGCCGCGGTGGAGTTCGGGCGCGACTCGGTGCGGGCGCGGGCCGTCACGGCCGGCGGCGAGAGCGGCGATCCCGGCTCGCGGCACTTCAACGACCAGGCGGAGCGCTACGCGGCCGGCCGCCTGCGCGACGTGTACTTCTACCCCGGGCAGCTGCGCGGGCACACGGAGCGCGTGTACCGCCCGGGGCAGTGA
- a CDS encoding flavin reductase family protein codes for MSRRPIQASIRTHAGDDELADGVRTEDFREAMSLWASGVAILAASDGDDVEAITASAVTSLSVDPPLVLVCIGNHAAILPTIHEQRRFVLNLLAEGDRRLASDVALRVPPDPSRLPESGDAVLEGALASLVCRLWETYPGGDHQIVIGQVERVEIGAEAAPLVHFAREYRALR; via the coding sequence ATGAGCCGCCGACCCATCCAGGCCAGCATCCGCACGCACGCCGGCGACGACGAGCTCGCCGACGGCGTACGGACCGAGGACTTTCGCGAGGCGATGTCGCTGTGGGCCAGTGGCGTCGCCATCCTGGCGGCTTCGGACGGCGACGACGTCGAGGCGATCACCGCCAGCGCCGTGACGTCGCTTTCGGTGGATCCTCCGCTGGTGCTGGTCTGCATCGGGAACCACGCCGCCATCCTGCCGACGATCCACGAGCAGCGCCGCTTCGTCCTCAACCTGCTGGCGGAGGGCGACCGGCGGCTGGCCTCAGACGTGGCGCTGCGGGTGCCGCCGGACCCGTCGCGTCTCCCGGAGTCCGGCGACGCCGTGCTGGAGGGCGCGCTGGCGTCGCTGGTCTGCCGCCTGTGGGAGACGTATCCCGGCGGTGACCACCAGATCGTCATCGGGCAGGTGGAGCGCGTGGAGATTGGTGCCGAGGCCGCGCCGCTGGTGCACTTCGCGCGGGAGTATCGCGCGCTGCGCTGA